From Bacteroidetes bacterium GWF2_43_63:
TATCGATGGTTATTTAGTAATGAATCGTTCGTTTGGCGGGGTGCTGCCGGTTCAATGAACGAAGGCTTTAGTGTCCGTTGTGTCAAGGATTGATAGTCGCCTAATTGTATAAAGCTAAAATTTAATAGTTCTGTGTTTCAGAGCGCGAGCCAGGATCTCACCGTAAGCATTCTCAGTACTTGTAGAATATGCTTTCCCTGATTATTTTCATCGAGTATGAAAAGCGTGAGATGCACCAATCACCTTTTTAATTTTCGTAAATTTGTACCGTAACTGATTTCATCACTCATGAAAAAACTCTCTCATACCGATACCAAAGGCAAAGCCCGCATGGTGGATGTTGGCGAAAAGCCCATCCAGAGCCGTACTGCTGTTGCTTCCGGAAAAATCATTCTGCAGCCCGAAACCATTAAGCTGATTAAGGAAAACGGAATGAAGAAAGGCGAAGTGCTCAGCATTGCTGAATTTGCCGGTATCATGGGTGCAAAAAAAACTTCTGAATTGATTCCGTTGTGTCATCCGCTGTTGCTGACTGATGTTCAGGTTTCAGCAATGCTGATAAAAAATGGTGTTGAGATTTCATCAACCGTCAAATGTCAGGGACAGACCGGCGTAGAAATGGAAGCATTGACAGCTGTAAGCGTTGGACTGCTCACCGTTTATGACATGTGCAAAGCCGTTGATAAATCAATGATCATCGAAGAAGTGCATCTGGTGAGTAAAACAAAAGTCTGATAAATTTCAAAAATTCCCGGACTATGAAAATCATCAAAAGAATTCTGCTTGGACTACTGCTAATTATGGTAGTGGCTAATCTAGTAATTCTGGTGACCGGGAATTCGTACTTGTATAAAACACTCATTTATCAGCAAGTCGGCATAGATGATTTTGAAATATTTCATAACCGAACTATTGAAGCCGGCACTCCGACCGGGATTCTAAATGGCACTTATAAAATCGAGCTGCCTGATTCATTCAGAAAGTTCATGATTGAAACAGAAGTAACGGCTCTGCTGGTATTGCAAAATGACTCCATCGTTTATGAAGAATATTGGGACGGCTATGGTCCCGACACGGTTTCCGGATCTTTTTCAGTAGCGAAAACCATTGTCAGCATCATGATTGGAATTGCCATAGATGAAGGCAAAATCAAAAGTGTGGATCAGAAAGTTTGTGATTTTTTACCGGAATTTTCTGATGGCATGAATGCAAAACTGACCATCAAACATCTGCTCACCATGTCTGCCGGCTTTAATTGGAACGAGTCCTATGCCAGTTTGTTCTCACCAACAACCAAAGCATATTACGGAAATGATTTGCGTGACATGGTTGAAAATCTTGACGTGGTGGTGGAGCCCGGAACATTTCACGAGTACCAAAGCATCAGTCAGGTAGTGCTGGCCATTATTCTTGAAAAAGTCACCGGAAAATCATTGAGCGAATACACATCAGAGAAGCTCTGGAAGCCGCTTGGCGCAACTCACGATGCATTGTGGAGTCTCGACCATGAAGATGGACTTGAGAAAGCATATTGCTGTTTCAATTCGAATGCCCGCGATTTTTCCCGCATTGGTAGTTTATTTCTGCATAAAGGTGAACTGAACGGAAAGCGCATCGTTTCGGAAGAGTATGTAAAGAGCTCGGTGCAACCGTGCATGATTCCTGACGAAACTGGCAATCCATGCGATTATTACGGCTATTCATGGTGGGTTTCAAAAGTGGATGGCCATGTTTTTTTCTATGCCCGCGGAATTCTTGGGCAATACGTTATTGTTGTTCCTGATTTTAATCTGGTGATTGTTCGCCTGGGCCGCATCCGGCCTGATTATGGCGACACGCAGGCTGCAGATTATATCGTTTCAAATATTTTAAAAACACTGAAATCGAATGAAAAAAATTGAAATAAAATCCGTCAATATTTCGGAGAAAAAAGGCACCGTAAAAGTTCCTGTGGATAGTATTGAATTGTGCGAAACCGGCGTCAGAGGCGACGCTCATGCAGGTGCTTGGCATCGGATGGTGAGTTTGCTGGCGATCGAAAGTGTTGAGAAATTCGAACACAAAGCAAAACGGAAAATTGCCTTTGGCGAATTTGCTGAAAACATTACCACGCAAGGATTGTTGTTGTATGAAACTCATCCGCTCGATCGGTTCGAAGGTAATGGCATTGAGCTCGAAGTCACACAGATCGGCAAGGAATGCCATGGTGACAGCTGTGCTATTTTTCGCGAAGTAGGGAATTGCGTGATGCCGAAAGAAGGCATTTTTGTGCGCGTCCTCAAAGGCGGAAAACTCAAAGCCGGCGACACATTGGAATACAAACCAAGAGCGCATAAAATTCATGTCATTACGTTGAGCGACCGCGCTTTTGCAGGCGAATACGAGGATTTGAGCGGTCCGGCGATTGAAAATAATCTGAAAAAATTCTTCGATGCCGAAAAACGCGTGTGTGAAATTCAACGTACCGTAATAGCTGATGATTCCGAAGCACTCGAAACAATAATTGTTCACAGCGTGAACGCCGGATTTGATGCCATTTTCACAACAGGTGGCACCGGCGTTGGACCTCGTGACATCACGCCTGAAACAATCTGGCCGATGCTAGATAAAGACATTCCGGGTATTATGGAAAATATCCGCTGGAAATCGGCTCAGAAAAACATGAACGCATTGTTGAGCCGCAGCATTGCCGGCGTGATCGGAAACACGCAGATATACACGCTTCCGGGCAGCGTCAAGGCCTGCAATGAATATGTCGAAGAAATTTTAAAGACCTACATTCATCTGCTGCTTATGTTAAGCAAGGTTGATGCGCACTAGCAGTCGTGCGAAGTTTCCAACTTCGCACACAAAATAAGCAGCACCTCATTCGCCTGCAAAGCCGCAGCAATAGTCACTTTTGGAGCCATCGGCGGATTTTCTTCGGAAACACTTTCTTTAAAATCGCCTACCACAATCAGATTGCCATTGCGTACAACCCGCATCTGGTCGGCATTTTCGAGGCCTCCAAGACCGGATGCGCACACCAGCGGTTTTTCCGGAAATCGGTCCAGCACGGTCTCAATCAGCATCTGTTTGTATTCGGCCAGATCAAAAGCTTCGACAATCACATCGCATGAGGCAAATAATTGCTCAATTTTTTCGCGGTCAAGTCTGATCACATGCGATTCAATCTGAGCATGCGGATCAATCATCAGCAGATTTTTTTTCAGCGTATCCGCTTTTGGTTTTTCAATCTGATCATAGAAAAAAAACTGACGATTGAGATTGGATTCCTGAATAACATCGAAATCGGCAATTACAAGTTTTGTGACACCGCTGCGAACCAGCATAGCCGCGCAGTTTGACCCAAGTCCGCCGCAGCCGGCAATGCCAACAGTGTACTTTGATACTTTATTTCGAATTTCTTCAAATGTCATTGCAATGTCATTTGATGCAAAGTTATTAATTATCATTGATGTTTATCAACTCAATATGCAAAACAATGCATAACAAAATTAAGAAATAGTGCCCGTTTTGAATGGTTTTTTTGCTATTTTTGCCAAACTAAAAAACAAGAAATATGGCCATCAATATTGAAGACCTAAAAACAAACCGCAAAGTAATTGCATCGTTTGATTATCCGATAACTCCGGCTAATCGCGGATACACTGACAAAACTTTATACGTTAATGTTGGTACCGGCGAAATCAAAAGCAAGGATGTTCCTGC
This genomic window contains:
- a CDS encoding molybdenum cofactor biosynthesis protein C; the encoded protein is MKKLSHTDTKGKARMVDVGEKPIQSRTAVASGKIILQPETIKLIKENGMKKGEVLSIAEFAGIMGAKKTSELIPLCHPLLLTDVQVSAMLIKNGVEISSTVKCQGQTGVEMEALTAVSVGLLTVYDMCKAVDKSMIIEEVHLVSKTKV
- a CDS encoding thiamine biosynthesis protein ThiF, with the translated sequence MTFEEIRNKVSKYTVGIAGCGGLGSNCAAMLVRSGVTKLVIADFDVIQESNLNRQFFFYDQIEKPKADTLKKNLLMIDPHAQIESHVIRLDREKIEQLFASCDVIVEAFDLAEYKQMLIETVLDRFPEKPLVCASGLGGLENADQMRVVRNGNLIVVGDFKESVSEENPPMAPKVTIAAALQANEVLLILCAKLETSHDC